In the Desulfobacteraceae bacterium genome, GGAGATGGTGATGCCGGGGGACAACGTGACGATTTCAGCTGAGCTGATCACGCCGATCGCCATGGAAAAAGAGCTGCGGTTTGCGATCCGTGAAGGCGGCCGGACGGTCGGCGCCGGCGTGGTCGCCGAAATCTTCGAATAAAAAAGGCGGTTGTTATCATGATCATGAACACGAAAATCAGGATCAGGTTGAGAGCCTACGATCACAAGCTCCTCGACCAGTCGGCCACCGATATCGTCGACACGGCCCAAAAAACAGGCGCCAAGGTCGTGGGGCCGATCCCCCTGCCCACGCGGATCAACAAGTTTTGCGTGCTGCGCTCACCGCATGTCGACAAAAAGTCGCGCGAGCAGTTCGAAATGCGGACCCATAAGCGGCTGCTGGACATTCTCGAGCCGACGCAGCAGACTGTGGATGCGCTGATGAAGCTGGATCTCTCCCCAGGGGTTGATGTCGAGATTAAACTGTAGGATAGGGGCTTTATCGCCATGTGTAGAGGACTGTTAGGCAAAAAAATTGGGATGACGGGCGTCTTCGATGCCGAAGGCAATTTTGTGCCCGTGACGGTGGTCCAGACGGGCCCCTGCGTTGTAACCCAGATCAAAACCGAAACCACCGACGGCTACAACGCGCTCCAGCTGGCTTTCGAGGAGAAGCGCCAGAGCCGCACCAACAGGCCGCTGCAAGGGCATTTCCAGAAGGCCGGGGGGCAGTGCTTCCGGGTTTTGAGGGAGTTTTCGGTGGAAAAACCC is a window encoding:
- the tuf gene encoding elongation factor Tu (EF-Tu; promotes GTP-dependent binding of aminoacyl-tRNA to the A-site of ribosomes during protein biosynthesis; when the tRNA anticodon matches the mRNA codon, GTP hydrolysis results; the inactive EF-Tu-GDP leaves the ribosome and release of GDP is promoted by elongation factor Ts; many prokaryotes have two copies of the gene encoding EF-Tu); translation: EMVMPGDNVTISAELITPIAMEKELRFAIREGGRTVGAGVVAEIFE
- the rpsJ gene encoding 30S ribosomal protein S10, giving the protein MIMNTKIRIRLRAYDHKLLDQSATDIVDTAQKTGAKVVGPIPLPTRINKFCVLRSPHVDKKSREQFEMRTHKRLLDILEPTQQTVDALMKLDLSPGVDVEIKL